The following is a genomic window from Candidatus Tumulicola sp..
GTTCCCTTTGACTTGATGAGAGCGCCAAGCTCGGTGACGGTCATGCCACGTTCCAACATCAGTTCGCGCAGGATGTCGGCAGGCGTCGCCGCCTGCGGCATCTGGTAATGCTCTTCCTCATATTTCTCGATCAACGCCGCAAGCAGATCGAGATATTCCTCGATCGCGGGCGTTCGCGCGCGAGCGGCGAGCAGCGCCCGCACCTCGGCGAGCGCCGCCTCGTTCTCTTTTTCACTTCTGATCACGCGCGGACGTCGCTCGTTGAGAAGCGCACCGTAGGCCTCCAGGACCGCACTGTTCATCGTTTCCATTTTCCTTTATCGTATTGAGAACGCCTTGAGGTCAATCGGCCTAGGTTCCAGCGCAGCACATCCGGGGCTAAAGCCCCGGCACTACACCCGAGCTTCGCTCGGGTCGCTACATTAGGTCGCTCGGGACGCTACATTAGGTCGCTCGGGTTAGTGGATCTTGGGCGGTGGGGTGTGCTCTAGGCGCGTGTCGACGCGAGAGGGTATCGGGAATTCCGTGATGTCGCCGGCGGGGGTGATGCGCCCGATGCGATTGCTCTGCGGTTCGGTGAACCAAAGATTGCCGTCGGGCCCGGTGAGGAGTTCCCGCGGATAGCTGCCGGCGGCCGGCACTACGAATTCGCTGATCTCGCCGTCCAGCGATACCCGACCGATGCGGTTGCCCGTGCCCTCGGTGAACCACAAGCGCTTGTCGGGACCGACCATCAAATCTCCAGGATCGCTTTGGGGGCTCATCAGCGTGAATTCGACGATGTGACCGCC
Proteins encoded in this region:
- a CDS encoding helix-turn-helix domain-containing protein, with protein sequence MNSAVLEAYGALLNERRPRVIRSEKENEAALAEVRALLAARARTPAIEEYLDLLAALIEKYEEEHYQMPQAATPADILRELMLERGMTVTELGALIKSKGTASQMLSGRRKISVKAAKRFAEFFKVPVSLFL